From one Lotus japonicus ecotype B-129 chromosome 3, LjGifu_v1.2 genomic stretch:
- the LOC130742610 gene encoding acyl-coenzyme A oxidase 3, peroxisomal-like — MDNHHRVSRRTEILANHLRHNPPPATAILNRNSCLSYSPPELSDSNPITFDVTEMRRLMDGHNLEDRDWLFSLIIQSGLFNRRELGGRVFVSPDYNQSMEQQREATMKRIAYLLDRGVFRGWLTGDGPQEELRKLALHEVIGMYDHSLAIKIGVHVFLWGGAVKFLGTKRHHDKWLKATENYEMKGCFAMSELGHGSNVRGIETVTTYDSSTGEFIINTPCESAQKYWIGGAANHATHTIVFSQLYINGNNQGVHAFITQIRDLDGNICPNIRIAECGHKIGLNGVDNGRIWFDNVRIPRENLLNSVADVSPSGEYLSVIKNPDQRFGAFLAPLTSGRVTISVSAVYMSKVSLAIAIRYALTRQAFSITPNGPEVLLLDYPSHQRRLLPLLAKVYAMSLAAFELKMMYVKRTPESNKEIHIVSSAYKATFTWNNMRTLQECREACGGQGIKTENRIGQFKGEFDVQSTFEGDNNVLMQQISKALLAEYIACQMKNKPFSGLGLEHMNKPCPVIPSQLTSSNLRSSDFQIDLFHLRERDLLKRFAAEVSEHQSRGESKESAFILSYQLAEDLGRAFSERAILKTFVETESALPAGSLKNVLGLLRSLYALICVDEDAAFLRYGYLSTQNAAAVRKEVPKLCAELRPHALALVSSFGIPDAFLSPIAYDWVDSNSWGSTQNY, encoded by the exons ATGGACAACCACCACCGCGTTTCCCGGCGAACCGAGATCCTCGCCAACCACCTCCGCCACAACCCTCCACCAGCCACCGCCATTCTAAACCGCAACAGCTGTCTCAGCTACTCCCCTCCGGAGCTCTCCGACTCGAACCCTATCACCTTCGACGTGACGGAGATGCGGCGGTTGATGGACGGCCACAATCTTGAAGACCGCGACTGGCTGTTCAGTCTGATCATTCAGAGCGGCCTCTTTAACCGCCGTGAGCTCGGCGGGAGGGTGTTCGTTTCCCCTGATTACAACCAGTCGATGGAGCAGCAGCGTGAGGCGACGATGAAGCGAATCGCGTATCTGTTGGATCGTGGGGTATTCCGTGGGTGGCTCACCGGTGATGGGCCGCAAGAGGAGCTGAGGAAGCTCGCGCTTCATGAGGTTATCGGAATGTATGATCACTCGCTCGCTATTAAGATTGGTGTTCATGTCTTCTTGTG GGGTGGGGCCGTAAAGTTTCTGGGAACCAAGCGCCATCATGACAAGTGGTTGAAAGCTACTGAAAACTATGAGATGAAGGGTTGTTTTGCTATGTCTGAGCTGGGCCATGGAAGTAAT GTCCGAGGAATTGAAACAGTAACTACTTATGATTCAAGTACTGGAGAGTTTATTATCAATACTCCATGTGAATCGGCTCAGAAGTATTGGATTGGTGGTGCAGCAAAT CATGCAACACACACTATAGTGTTTTCACAACTCTACATCAATGGAAACAATCAAGGGGTGCATGCATTTATTACCCAAATCAGAGATTTAGACGGGAACATATGTCCAAACATCCGAATAGCTGAATGTGGTCACAAAATTGGTTTAAATGGAGTTGACAATGGCCGTATCTG GTTTGACAATGTTAGAATACCCAGAGAGAATTTGTTAAATTCTGTGGCTGATGTTTCACCAAGTGGCGAGTATTTGAGTGTGATAAAAAATCCAGATCAG AGATTTGGAGCATTCTTAGCACCTTTGACCTCTGGTCGTGTAACTATTTCCGTCAGTGCTGTTTACATGTCCAAG GTTAGCTTAGCCATTGCTATAAGGTATGCATTGACAAGGCAGGCATTTTCTATTACACCAAATGGGCCAGAAGTTTTACTGCTTGATTACCCAAGTCATCAGAGGCGTCTATTACCTTTACTGGCAAAAGT ATATGCCATGAGTCTTGCTGCATTTGAGCTCAAAATGATGTATGTGAAAAGAACGCCTGAGTCAAACAAAGAAATTCATATTGTTTCCAGTGCATACAAGGCTACTTTTACATGGAATAATATGCGTACACTTCAG GAATGTCGTGAAGCCTGTGGAGGACAAGGCATTAAAACTGAAAATCGTATTGGTCAATTCAAGGGTGAATTTGATGTGCAGTCAACATTTGAGGGGGACAACAATGTTCTGATGCAGCAG ATCAGCAAGGCACTCCTTGCAGAATACATAGCATGTCAGATGAAAAACAAGCCATTTAGTGGTCTGGGATTAGAACACATGAACAAACCTTGTCCTGTTATCCCATCTCAGTTAACAAGTTCTAACCTTAGGAGCAGTGACTTTCAG ATTGATCTGTTCCACCTAAGAGAGCGGGATCTATTGAAACGTTTTGCTGCAGAGGTTTCAGAACATCAATCTCGTGGAGAAAGCAAAGAGTCTGCCTTCATTCTA AGTTATCAGCTTGCAGAGGACTTGGGCAGAGCTTTCTCTGAACGAGCAATACTGAAAACGTTCGTGGAGACTGAGTCAGCTTTGCCAGCTGGTTCATTGAAG AATGTCTTAGGTCTGTTGAGATCATTGTATGCCTTGATTTGTGTGGATGAAGATGCCGCCTTTCTTCGATATGGTTACTTGTCCACACAGAATGCTGCTGCCGTGAGGAAAGAAGTGCCGAAACTTTGTGCTGAACTTCGACCCCATGCACTTGCCTTGGTTAGTTCATTTGGTATTCCTGATGCATTTTTGAGCCCTATCGCATATGACTGGGTTGATTCAAATTCATGGGGTTCTACTCAAAATTACTAG
- the LOC130742611 gene encoding ras-related protein RABA1f: protein MGAYRADDDYDYLFKVVLIGDSGVGKSNLLSRFTKNEFSLESKSTIGVEFATRSIHVDDKIVKAQIWDTAGQERYRAITSAYYRGAVGALLVYDVTRHVTFENVERWLKELRDHTDANIVIMLVGNKADLRHLRAVSTDDAKGFAERENTFFMETSALESLNVDNAFTEVLTQIYRVVSKKTLEIGDDPAALPKGQTINVGSKDDVSAVKKVGCCSA, encoded by the exons ATGGGTGCGTACAGAGCGGATGATGATTATGATTACTTGTTCAAGGTGGTTCTGATCGGAGACTCTGGCGTTGGGAAATCCAATCTATTGTCTCGATTCACCAAAAATGAGTTTAGCTTGGAATCCAAATCCACCATTGGTGTTGAATTCGCCACCCGCAGTATCCATGTTGATGATAAGATTGTAAAGGCGCAAATTTGGGACACCGCTGGCCAAGAAAG ATATCGTGCAATCACAAGCGCATATTATCGAGGAGCTGTTGGTGCATTGCTTGTGTATGATGTTACTAGACATGTGACTTTTGAAAATGTGGAGAGATGGTTAAAGGAACTTCGTGATCACACAGATGCCAACATCGTAATTATGCTTGTGGGAAACAAGGCAGATCTTCGTCACTTGCGTGCCGTGTCCACCGATGATGCCAAGGGGTTTGCTGAAAGGGAAAATACTTTTTTCATGGAAACCTCTGCCCTCGAGTCCTTGAATGTCGACAATGCTTTCACAGAGGTTCTCACTCAGATATATCGAGTTGTTAGTAAGAAGACGCTCGAGATCGGGGATGACCCTGCAGCCTTGCCCAAGGGGCAGACAATCAATGTTGGCAGTAAAGATGATGTCTCAGCTGTTAAAAAGGTTGGATGCTGCTCGGCATAG